CCACCCCCTACCGCTACGGCATGGACCTGAACATCGCCCAGGTGGTCAAGGTCGACGCGCCCGCCAGCACCCAGGGCCACACCGGCAACGCCACCCTGACCTACCGCGACAGCAGCGGCCAGTTGCGCGTTCTGAGCTACGTGCAACCCGCCATCCTCGCCAACCAGAACTGAACCACCGACACATAACCCAAGGAGCCCGAACATGACCCTGTCCCGCACCCTGACCGCCGGCCTGCTGACCCTGGCCGTGAACAGTGCCTTCGCCGCCGGCAGCCCCGGCGTCGAATCCACCACCCAAGGTTTCCTCGATGCCCTCGCCGCTGGCGGTGGCAAGCCACTGGAAACCCTGGCACCTAAAGATGCCCGCGCCGTACTGAGCGGCGCACAGGCTGGGGTGAAGGTCGACCTGTCGGGAATCCGCGTCGAACGCCGGACCATCCAGGCCGACGGCCAGCCGCTGGCGATCCGCGTGGTACGCCCCGAAGGTGCCAAGGGTGAGCTGCCGGTGTTCATGTTCTTCCACGGCGGCGGCTGGGTGCTGGGCGACTACCCCACTCACGAGCGATTGATTCGAGACCTGGTGGTGGGCTCCGGTGCGGCGGCGGTGTA
This genomic stretch from Pseudomonas entomophila harbors:
- a CDS encoding DUF2790 domain-containing protein, whose product is MTLRKAFALTVTTLTLGTSAGAFATEATPYRYGMDLNIAQVVKVDAPASTQGHTGNATLTYRDSSGQLRVLSYVQPAILANQN